In one Saccharibacillus brassicae genomic region, the following are encoded:
- a CDS encoding Gfo/Idh/MocA family protein — translation MSEAANGIIKWGILGTGWIAEQFAADLKHASNGELYAIGSRTEESARKFADKFGAPVAHGSYEALAADAEVDAIYVATPHPFHKENVLTALSGGKAVLCEKPFTVNAHELEELISTAREKKLFLMEAMWSRFLKPIGQVRQWLSEEKIGEVRVVKAEFGFDAGWNPEGRLLNPELGGGALLDAGIYPVSFASMVFGPNPDNVWTTAHLGETGVDEHFTILLDYGQGRTASLHGGVRLEFPNDAYIHGTKGYIHIPQFLFAKEATLHVSGQEPVTVTDDREDRGIKGYAYEAEEVGRALLEGRRESGVISLAESMGIMRLLDNVRAQWGLKYPFEK, via the coding sequence ATGAGCGAGGCAGCAAACGGTATCATCAAATGGGGCATTTTGGGGACGGGCTGGATCGCCGAGCAGTTTGCGGCCGATCTGAAGCACGCGTCGAACGGCGAACTGTACGCGATCGGATCGCGCACCGAAGAGAGCGCGCGCAAGTTCGCGGACAAGTTCGGCGCGCCGGTCGCGCACGGCAGCTACGAAGCGCTGGCGGCCGACGCCGAAGTCGACGCGATCTACGTGGCGACCCCGCACCCTTTTCATAAAGAGAACGTACTAACCGCTCTGAGCGGCGGCAAAGCGGTCCTGTGCGAGAAGCCGTTCACGGTCAACGCCCATGAACTCGAAGAGCTGATCTCGACCGCGCGCGAGAAGAAGCTGTTCCTCATGGAAGCCATGTGGTCGCGCTTTCTCAAGCCGATCGGGCAGGTACGGCAGTGGCTGTCCGAAGAGAAGATCGGCGAAGTGCGCGTCGTCAAAGCCGAATTCGGCTTCGATGCCGGCTGGAATCCGGAAGGCCGCCTGCTGAACCCGGAACTCGGCGGAGGCGCCCTGCTGGACGCGGGCATCTATCCGGTGTCGTTCGCTTCGATGGTTTTCGGGCCGAATCCGGACAACGTCTGGACGACCGCGCATCTCGGCGAAACGGGCGTGGACGAGCACTTCACGATCCTGCTCGATTACGGCCAGGGCCGCACCGCTTCGCTGCACGGCGGCGTGCGCCTGGAATTCCCGAATGACGCGTACATTCACGGCACGAAGGGATATATCCATATCCCGCAGTTCCTGTTCGCGAAGGAAGCGACGCTGCACGTCTCCGGCCAGGAGCCGGTGACGGTCACGGACGATCGCGAAGACCGCGGCATCAAAGGCTACGCCTACGAAGCCGAAGAAGTGGGCCGCGCCCTGCTGGAAGGCCGCCGCGAGAGCGGAGTCATCTCGCTCGCCGAGTCGATGGGCATCATGCGCCTGCTGGACAATGTGCGCGCGCAGTGGGGACTGAAATACCCGTTCGAGAAATAA
- a CDS encoding WG repeat-containing protein, with protein sequence MKKWTTIVLAAALTVTAAPVLPSAHAADSPTSIVNGTAKPVSYELLGGLSDGAVSFWNKSTDRYGFLDTNGKTIVTAQYNEVKPFSEGLAAVRKGMLWGFVDKKGKMVVKPQYERVVEGFSGGLAAVKKTGGKWTYIDKTGRTKLTAAYDEVHEFKDGMAVVWKRKGASYLGGFIDLTGKEIVKPQYAMVNVFSEGLAPVMKNGKWGYIDKKGKSVIKPQFDGAAPFSEGLALFLQNGKYGYVNAKGKVVVKAQYTGGQPFSEGRAAVKVGGSANDRTGKWGYIGVTGKLVIPAQFTDENAEIGAFKEGVAFVQRADFSKVLIDRFGRVLVDLQSDDVTVGEFQNGAAVVNAPVGPGHYYFMQNPLKSKK encoded by the coding sequence TTGAAAAAATGGACAACAATCGTATTGGCGGCGGCTTTGACGGTGACGGCGGCACCCGTGCTGCCTTCGGCCCACGCGGCGGACAGCCCGACAAGCATCGTGAACGGCACGGCGAAGCCGGTATCGTACGAGCTGCTTGGCGGATTAAGCGACGGCGCCGTCTCGTTCTGGAACAAAAGCACCGACCGCTACGGATTTCTCGATACGAACGGCAAAACGATCGTCACGGCCCAATATAACGAAGTCAAACCGTTTAGCGAAGGACTGGCGGCGGTGCGCAAAGGCATGCTGTGGGGCTTCGTGGACAAAAAAGGCAAAATGGTCGTCAAGCCTCAATACGAGCGCGTCGTGGAAGGCTTCAGCGGCGGATTGGCGGCAGTGAAAAAGACCGGCGGCAAATGGACGTATATCGACAAGACCGGCAGAACCAAGCTCACGGCCGCCTACGACGAAGTGCATGAGTTCAAAGACGGCATGGCCGTCGTCTGGAAACGCAAAGGCGCCTCCTACCTTGGCGGATTTATCGATCTTACAGGCAAAGAAATCGTCAAGCCGCAGTACGCGATGGTCAACGTGTTCAGCGAAGGCTTGGCTCCGGTCATGAAAAACGGCAAGTGGGGCTATATCGACAAAAAAGGCAAAAGCGTCATCAAGCCGCAGTTCGACGGAGCCGCTCCGTTTAGCGAAGGACTGGCCCTTTTCCTGCAAAATGGCAAATACGGCTACGTGAACGCCAAAGGCAAAGTCGTCGTAAAAGCGCAGTATACCGGCGGACAGCCGTTTAGCGAAGGCCGCGCAGCGGTCAAAGTCGGCGGCAGCGCCAACGATCGCACCGGCAAATGGGGCTATATCGGCGTAACCGGCAAGCTCGTCATTCCGGCGCAGTTTACAGACGAGAACGCGGAGATCGGAGCGTTCAAGGAAGGCGTCGCGTTCGTCCAGCGGGCCGATTTCAGCAAAGTGCTGATCGACCGCTTCGGCCGGGTGCTCGTCGATCTGCAAAGCGACGACGTCACCGTCGGGGAATTCCAGAACGGAGCCGCCGTCGTCAACGCGCCGGTCGGCCCGGGCCATTATTACTTCATGCAAAATCCGTTGAAAAGCAAAAAGTAA
- a CDS encoding 3'-5' exonuclease codes for MNYIVLDIEFNGRKFASPHPMEVIEIGAVRLDDSLRDTDTFSAFIKPVYFAKLNSFIKKKTGIPQESIDTAARFPKIIADFRAWLDAKPGPITFVVWGGEDIKRIVQDVRMHKLEETYWTQTPSLDLLKGFLLTQGLKNDVSVEGALEMLGIEASGAAHRALDDAKMTADIFRAVYDKLDLTLAKEYKDMFSNSKERRIVRAAAKSLAARRVVPTWELAMKHYLDGKIAFEDPRKEAELRAYFDALPEFPMPARAEEPAAEPSGALADASADADSESAHPHNGPTA; via the coding sequence TTGAACTATATTGTTCTGGATATTGAATTTAACGGCCGCAAGTTCGCCAGTCCGCACCCGATGGAAGTGATCGAGATCGGAGCCGTCCGACTGGACGATTCGCTGCGCGACACCGATACGTTTTCAGCTTTTATCAAGCCGGTGTATTTTGCCAAGCTGAACTCGTTTATCAAGAAAAAGACGGGCATCCCGCAGGAGTCGATCGACACCGCTGCCCGCTTCCCGAAAATCATCGCCGATTTCCGCGCATGGCTGGACGCCAAACCGGGCCCGATCACGTTCGTCGTCTGGGGCGGCGAAGATATCAAGCGCATTGTGCAGGACGTGCGCATGCACAAGCTCGAAGAGACGTATTGGACGCAGACGCCTTCGCTCGACCTGCTCAAAGGTTTCCTGCTGACGCAGGGACTCAAAAACGACGTCAGCGTCGAAGGGGCGCTTGAGATGCTCGGCATCGAAGCATCGGGCGCCGCCCACCGCGCGCTGGACGACGCCAAGATGACCGCGGACATTTTCCGGGCCGTCTATGACAAGCTCGACCTGACGCTGGCCAAAGAGTACAAGGACATGTTCTCGAACTCCAAGGAACGCCGCATCGTCCGCGCCGCCGCCAAGTCTCTCGCCGCCCGCCGGGTCGTACCGACCTGGGAGCTCGCGATGAAGCATTACCTGGACGGCAAGATCGCGTTCGAAGATCCGCGCAAAGAAGCCGAGCTGCGCGCCTACTTCGACGCCCTGCCGGAATTCCCGATGCCGGCGCGCGCGGAAGAACCCGCCGCCGAGCCAAGCGGTGCGCTCGCCGACGCTTCGGCGGACGCCGATTCCGAATCGGCCCATCCGCACAACGGACCGACAGCCTGA
- a CDS encoding methyl-accepting chemotaxis protein, which produces MTTQNEQENSQKNRGYDRLSLKIKLPLFISVLTVVVLLACSSVIYMFGADLLTKKSKDEMNANADRIGESLSTTVDLEGQLARTLSVSPALRELLELRQAGTLTDDAFFASGNELMSRANAMFKETQAGSTGIESMMVADLKGTVVAGSNTDSLKGDRSDREYFQKVMETGTAFVSDAIVSKTTGNLIVVFAQPVKSDGGQMLGVSINTIAADFFVNQLQNIHINAEGFITVTSRGGTIIYSSKDSALIGQPYEAAGFDQLLGTDTGGKIIQGSVESDEAYIRYSKIPVADWAVIVEDSYADIERPLGVLMRNMLIALVASMLLAVLVGILISRSITAPIVRLTGLFKQLAGGDLTVRADGKYRSELADLADSFNTMVDSNKQLIGQMNHSIEVLNVNTGDLEQTSQNTARSIGETSVTTMEIAKAMESQSHDTERIVGRFYGIGDKIESLGRKTETIQVSADSIGRVFEASSSVVNSLIEINSKNEREIQNISSTTEMLADSSQRIGQITDAINQISAQTNLLALNASIEAARAGEHGRGFAVVADEIRKLAQQSADQAGEIGGIIRQTLEQVDKSNESVGAIREISSTQNEYVDRTRQAFEDILNSVTSITSQIRDMSVEFKSMERDKDDVLEASQSLSASGEQVSASVEEVTATVQEQANMVHNLADMVQSIDRLTQQLGEAAARFKI; this is translated from the coding sequence ATGACGACCCAGAACGAGCAGGAGAACAGCCAGAAAAACAGAGGATATGATCGGTTATCGCTCAAGATCAAGCTTCCTTTATTCATTAGTGTGTTGACGGTGGTGGTTCTGCTCGCGTGCAGCAGCGTGATCTACATGTTCGGCGCGGATCTGCTGACCAAAAAAAGCAAGGACGAGATGAACGCGAACGCGGACCGTATCGGCGAAAGCCTGTCGACGACCGTCGATCTCGAAGGGCAGTTGGCCCGGACGCTGTCGGTGTCGCCGGCGCTGCGCGAGCTGTTGGAACTCCGGCAGGCGGGCACGCTGACGGACGACGCGTTTTTCGCTTCGGGCAACGAACTGATGTCGCGCGCCAACGCGATGTTCAAAGAGACGCAGGCCGGTTCGACAGGGATCGAATCGATGATGGTCGCCGATCTCAAGGGCACCGTCGTGGCGGGCAGCAATACGGATTCGCTCAAGGGCGACCGCTCGGACCGCGAATATTTCCAAAAAGTGATGGAGACGGGGACGGCGTTCGTGAGCGACGCGATCGTCTCCAAAACGACCGGCAATCTGATCGTCGTGTTCGCGCAGCCGGTCAAATCGGACGGCGGGCAGATGCTGGGCGTCTCGATCAACACGATTGCCGCCGACTTTTTCGTCAATCAGCTGCAAAATATCCACATTAACGCGGAAGGCTTCATTACCGTCACGAGCCGCGGAGGCACGATCATCTACAGCTCCAAAGATTCGGCGCTGATCGGCCAACCGTACGAAGCGGCCGGGTTCGACCAACTGCTGGGCACCGATACGGGCGGCAAAATCATTCAGGGCAGCGTCGAGAGCGACGAAGCGTATATCCGGTATTCGAAAATCCCGGTCGCCGACTGGGCCGTCATCGTCGAAGATTCGTACGCCGATATCGAGCGTCCGCTCGGCGTGCTGATGCGCAATATGCTGATCGCGCTCGTCGCTTCGATGCTGCTGGCCGTTCTGGTCGGCATCCTGATCTCGCGCAGCATCACGGCGCCGATCGTGCGCCTGACCGGGTTGTTCAAGCAGCTGGCCGGCGGCGATCTGACGGTGCGCGCGGACGGCAAATACCGCAGCGAATTGGCCGATCTGGCGGACAGCTTCAACACGATGGTCGACAGCAACAAGCAGCTGATCGGCCAGATGAACCATTCCATCGAAGTGCTTAACGTTAACACGGGCGATCTGGAGCAGACGTCGCAGAACACGGCGCGCTCGATCGGCGAGACATCGGTAACGACGATGGAAATCGCCAAAGCGATGGAATCGCAATCGCACGATACCGAGCGGATCGTCGGCCGGTTCTACGGCATCGGCGACAAGATCGAGTCGCTCGGCCGCAAGACCGAGACGATTCAAGTCAGCGCCGATTCGATCGGCCGCGTATTCGAAGCGAGCAGCAGCGTCGTGAACAGCCTGATCGAGATCAATTCCAAGAACGAGCGCGAGATCCAGAACATCTCGTCGACGACCGAGATGCTGGCGGACAGCTCGCAGCGGATCGGACAGATCACCGATGCGATCAACCAGATTTCGGCGCAGACGAACCTGCTCGCGCTCAACGCTTCGATCGAAGCGGCGAGAGCCGGCGAACACGGCCGCGGCTTCGCCGTCGTGGCGGACGAGATCCGCAAGCTGGCGCAGCAGTCGGCCGACCAGGCCGGCGAGATCGGCGGCATCATCCGCCAGACGCTGGAGCAGGTCGACAAGAGCAACGAGAGCGTAGGCGCGATTCGCGAGATTTCGTCGACGCAGAACGAATACGTCGACCGGACGCGCCAGGCGTTCGAAGACATTTTGAACAGCGTGACGTCGATCACGAGCCAGATCCGCGACATGTCTGTCGAGTTCAAGTCGATGGAGCGCGACAAAGACGACGTGCTGGAAGCTTCGCAAAGTCTGTCCGCTTCCGGCGAACAGGTATCGGCGTCCGTCGAAGAAGTAACGGCGACCGTGCAGGAGCAGGCCAATATGGTGCATAACCTGGCCGACATGGTGCAGAGCATCGACCGCCTGACCCAGCAGCTCGGCGAAGCGGCCGCGCGTTTCAAGATTTGA
- a CDS encoding DUF559 domain-containing protein — protein sequence MKPTTVLFESAHALFLDEHLSRRTGERRDRLRRGHREAEKLFCQNVWWPLRQNFDQLHPEYEVTDWRGLSYFCDFVWMTPQVKLVIEIKGFGPHVQDMDRRKFCRELNRETFLNAVGFQLIPFAYDDVAQRPQLCLTLLRMVLGRHQADEAAPGRPCSGAEREIVRLACTLGRPIRPIDVCEHLGIGYRRAAGLLHALCERKVFVGESGTQNKRIVRYALINAESGYL from the coding sequence ATGAAACCTACGACCGTTCTATTCGAATCGGCGCATGCTCTCTTCCTCGACGAGCATCTGAGCAGGCGAACCGGCGAACGCCGGGACCGGCTGCGGCGCGGACATCGCGAAGCCGAAAAGCTGTTTTGTCAAAACGTCTGGTGGCCGCTGCGGCAAAACTTCGACCAACTGCATCCCGAATACGAAGTGACGGACTGGCGCGGGCTGTCGTATTTCTGCGATTTCGTCTGGATGACGCCGCAGGTCAAACTGGTCATCGAGATCAAAGGCTTCGGTCCCCACGTACAGGACATGGACCGCCGGAAATTTTGCCGCGAGCTGAATCGGGAGACGTTTTTGAACGCGGTGGGCTTTCAGCTGATTCCTTTTGCCTACGACGACGTGGCCCAGCGGCCGCAGCTGTGCCTGACGCTGCTGCGAATGGTGCTGGGACGCCATCAGGCGGACGAGGCCGCGCCGGGCCGTCCGTGTTCCGGCGCGGAACGCGAAATCGTACGGCTCGCCTGCACGCTCGGACGCCCGATCCGGCCGATCGACGTGTGCGAGCATCTCGGCATCGGCTACCGTAGGGCGGCCGGACTGCTGCATGCGCTGTGCGAGCGCAAAGTGTTTGTCGGCGAATCCGGCACGCAGAACAAGCGGATTGTGCGTTATGCGCTGATAAACGCGGAGTCAGGGTATTTGTGA